Proteins encoded within one genomic window of Pieris brassicae chromosome 12, ilPieBrab1.1, whole genome shotgun sequence:
- the LOC123717381 gene encoding uncharacterized protein LOC123717381 — protein MSTRSGANAIRARRGHKERSKNFTELEKRTVLELIARHRDVLRQGRSNNATNRSKQLVWSTICEEVNKRCGGERPRTPAQVKMWYENYKKKCKMRAHDTQLVKTPNSETPGLLDGMLWQNIHPLDVKGEDNDATTSGEGAQSVKDDGPVNMSNGRLSTNDSDDTMPNVLEPQVQIIPQSSPSPPLKALPNPLNPLIPNLPLLANPLAIEQARIQQNFLQKLNELSNTPLNLSHLDDDKRKEQSDDQKHDCGTATEEERLYFIAKRQHAIWEHEAKMKILNMELRQKEEIFSLQKQLFLIELRLKMDFLEKASAK, from the exons ATGTCGACGCGGAGCGGCGCAAACGCAATACGTGCGCGGCGTGGGCACAAGGAGCGATCGAAAAACTTCACGGAGTTAGAGAAACGCACCGTTCTCGAGTTGATAGCGAGACATAGGGACGTCCTGAGGCAGGGGCGTTCCAACAACGCGACTAATCGCAGCAAACAG TTAGTGTGGTCCACAATTTGTGAAGAAGTGAACAAACGTTGCGGCGGCGAGCGGCCGCGCACGCCAGCTCAAGTCAAGATGTGGTACGAAAATTATAAGAAGAAATGCAAGATGCGCGCACACGACACTCAACTCGTTAAG aCTCCGAACTCTGAAACACCCGGCCTCCTCGACGGTATGTTGTGGCAGAATATTCACCCGCTAGACGTCAAAG GCGAAGATAATGATGCCACGACAAGCGGGGAAGGCGCTCAAAGCGTCAAGGATGATGGGCCGGTAAAT ATGTCTAATGGGCGTCTCTCAACGAACGACAGCGACGATACGATGCCAAACGTACTTGAACCTCAAGTCCAAATCATACCCCAGTCCTCCCCTAGCCCCCCCTTAAAAGCCCTCCCTAACCCCCTTAATCCCCTAATCCCTAACTTGCCCCTCCTCGCTAACCCCCTTGCGATCGAACAAGCGCGCATCCAGCAAAATTTCCTTCAAAAGTTAAACGAACTATCAAATACACCACTGAACCTCAGCCACTTAGACGATGACAAAAGGAAAGAACAATCAGATGATCAAAAACACGATTGTGGTACCGCGACGGAGGAAGAGAGATTATATTTCATAGCCAAACGGCAACATGCAATATGGGAACACGAGgcaaaaatgaaaattttaaatatggaacTAAGGCAGAAGGAAGAGATCTTCTCCCTTCAAAAACAACTTTTTCTCATCGAGTTGCGTTTGAAAATGGATTTCCTGGAGAAGGCCAGTGCTAAATGA